The proteins below come from a single Drosophila kikkawai strain 14028-0561.14 chromosome 3R, DkikHiC1v2, whole genome shotgun sequence genomic window:
- the Pex11c gene encoding peroxisomal membrane protein 11C, whose protein sequence is MTSTTKFVNEFCDIIDSYGGRDKVMKALCYSAKLVAGYHAKRNPDLAKRYATASSKISGARATLRLIDDIPMIQYALEYGLGENEPDRVMAVLGVTANIVDLLYYPIEKVCWLAEHKIVDVKHADSWDNVNSIFWVLSVYLNLMRTMRNFSLNQDKLNRTANLNDLDTKSLAKHRLEMVSIVRISLDFVHAVSTLPKGYLWGGKLSTFQVGAIGTLSAGLGIYQIFAKRRLNK, encoded by the exons ATGACCAGCACAACAAAGTTTGTCAACGAATTCTGTGATATCATCGATTCCTATGGAGGGCGCGATAAG GTAATGAAGGCGCTGTGCTACAGCGCCAAACTGGTGGCAGGATACCATGCCAAGAGGAATCCTGATCTGGCCAAGCGATACGCCACCGCCAGCTCAAAGATCTCGGGAGCCAGGGCCACTCTTCGCCTCATCGACGACATACCCATGATCCAGTATGCCCTGGAGTATGGGCTGGGAGAGAATGAACCAGATCGCGTTATGGCCGTGCTCGGCGTGACCGCCAACATTGTAGATCTGCTCTACTATCCTATCGAGAAGGTTTGCTGGCTGGCCGAACACAAGATTGTGGACGTAAAGCATGCGGACAGCTGGGACAATGTGAACTCCATATTCTGGGTACTGTCAGTATATCTGAACCTGATGAG AACAATGCGAAATTTTTCACTAAATCAGGACAAACTAAACCGCACCGCAAACCTAAACGA CTTGGATACCAAGTCCTTGGCAAAGCACCGGCTGGAAATGGTGTCCATCGTTCGCATATCCCTCGACTTCGTACACGCTGTCAGCACGCTGCCCAAGGGCTATCTTTGGGGCGGCAAGCTGTCCACATTTCAGGTGGGGGCAATCGGTACCCTGTCGGCTGGCCTCGGCATCTACCAGATCTTTGCCAAGAGAAGACTGAACAAGTAG